One Drosophila kikkawai strain 14028-0561.14 chromosome 3L, DkikHiC1v2, whole genome shotgun sequence genomic window carries:
- the LOC138928280 gene encoding uncharacterized protein yields MSPRPRSAIALERRGSRGSNSYRCRVCNKVHPLKKCRRFLRLSAEKRLRAVLANRYCPNCLAHEHSDGGCQRGDRCKTCGQDHHTLLHLSDEPRSPRQSRQEARRSRSRGSPAPRPSSTALRRSATVPQPASAAPRRSSAAPQPASAAPRRSSAAPRPSSAAPRRSSAAPRPSSAAPRRSAADPRPSSAAPRRSSAAQRSSSAAPRRSAPAPQPSSGAPRQSTVAPRPSPAAPKQGSAGRFAAAAPSLSSLLQRHSVNILPTALVRIQTETQTFDTAALIDPCTPVSCIDASLAACFRLPTTSVGEEQICAATVRSKADNEVQLDVVFKVEPRVRIRTPVRELSEAVRAHFRDVMLADERFYLPATISVVLGARWPRAPSSAGSSPARVTSRNVHGPIATRVIARGAECLGTRPIAPPLPAELSALASRALPRSLSRSAARFRTLERGPNTWIGRCRSLALA; encoded by the coding sequence ATGTCTCCACGTCCACGCAGCGCCATCGCCCTGGAGCGCAGAGGTTCGCGAGGTTCAAATTCCTACCGGTGCCGAGTCTGCAACAAGGTTCATCCGCTGAAGAAGTGTCGCCGTTTTCTGCGGCTGAGTGCCGAGAAGCGACTCCGGGCCGTCCTCGCCAACCGGTACTGCcccaactgcttggcccacgagCACTCTGACGGAGGGTGTCAGCGGGGAGATCGCTGTAAGACGTGCGGCCAGGACCACCACACATTGCTGCACCTCTCCGATGAGCCGCGGAGTCCGCGCCAGTCGCGTCAGGAGGCGCGACGGTCCCGGTCGCGGGGTTCTCCAGCTCCTAGGCCTTCGTCTACCGCTCTACGGCGTTCGGCAACCGTTCCGCAACCCGCATCCGCCGCTCCACGGCGGTCCTCAGCCGCTCCGCAACCCGCATCCGCCGCTCCACGGCGGTCCTCAGCCGCTCCGCGGCCCTCGTCCGCCGCTCCACGGCGTTCTTCAGCCGCTCCGAGGCCCTCGTCTGCCGCTCCACGGCGGTCTGCAGCCGATCCGCGCCCTTCGTCCGCCGCTCCCCGGCGTTCCTCAGCAGCTCAGCGGTCCTCGTCCGCCGCTCCACGACGTTCTGCACCCGCGCCGCAGCCTTCGTCCGGCGCTCCACGGCAGTCTACAGTGGCTCCTCGGCCCTCGCCTGCCGCTCCGAAGCAAGGTTCCGCCGGCCGCTTTGCGGCTGCGGCGCCGTCGCTGTCGTCGCTCCTGCAGCGGCACAGCGTCAACATCCTGCCGACTGCGCTGGTGCGCATCCAGACCGAGACGCAGACATTCGACACGGCGGCCCTCATTGACCCATGCACGCCTGTGAGCTGTATAGACGCGTCGCTGGCAGCGTGTTTCCGGCTGCCAACTACCAGCGTCGGTGAAGAGCAGATTTGTGCGGCTACCGTGAGGTCCAAGGCCGACAACGAGGTCCAACTCGACGTGGTCTTCAAGGTGGAGCCTCGCGTGCGCATCCGCACTCCCGTCCGGGAGCTGAGTGAGGCGGTGCGCGCCCACTTCCGGGACGTCATGCTAGCCGATGAGCGCTTCTACTTGCCAGCAACGATTTCCGTAGTCCTGGGCGCCCGGTGGCCCAGAGCACCGTCTTCGGCTGGGTCGTCTCCGGCGCGTGTCACCAGCCGTAATGTCCACGGCcctattgcaacccgagtgattgcaaggggggcggAATGTTTAGGTACGCGGCCCATTGCTCCACCGCTGCCGGCTGAGCTTTCCGCTCTCGCCTCTCgtgctctcccgcgctcgctctcccgcagcgctgcgcgctttcgcactctcgagcgcgggccaaACACTtggatcggccgctgccgctctctcgctctcgcttag